In the Nitrospinota bacterium genome, TCGGATGTGCAGTTGAGGGAAGCGGTGGGGGATGAGCAATTGGGAGCGGTTCTCGAAACTTCTGTTGCAGAACACGATGAGGGATTTGGGCTCACCCGGCTGGATTTTATGGGACAGTCCCTGTATGTCCCCAGACAGGACATTCCTGTTGGGAAAAGCCTGAGGGTGCATATCCACTCTAAAGACGTGAGTCTTTCTACCGGACTCCCTCAGGGAGCCAGTAGTGTGTTGAATATTTTGCAGGCCAGGGTCAAAAAAGTTGGGGCCATTGATCCCGAAGGTTACTCCGTAGACATTGAGCTGGATGCGGGCCGTCCAATACTGGCTACGATCACAAGGAAGTCTCTCGCTAATCTTGACCTTAAATCGGGACAAACCATATATGCCAGCATCAAGGCCATAAAGATGGTGCATCACTCGCTGTGGGGATAGTTTGTTTGTGAGTTGTGAAAGGCTCGTTACTATTTTAGATCCCTCACAGCCCGGACACCGCCGTGAGTACAATTGCTGAGGTTGCGCCAGAAAGAGCGTCCTGTTACAAAATAAGCGGTACGGGCGCAACAATCTGTCAGTTCGTTATCGTCATAGTCTGCAGACCAATACCAGTAAGCCGCCCCATCGGCGAATANNNNNNNNNNNNNNNNNNNNNNNNNNNNNNNNNNNNNNNNNNNNNNNNNNNNNNNNNNNNNNNNNNNNNNNNNNNNNNNNNNNNNNNNNNNNNNNNNNNNCAATTGCTGAGGTTGCGCCAGAAAGAGCGTCCTGTTACAAAATAAGCGGTACGGGCGCAACAATCTGTCAGTTCGTTATCGTCATAGTCTGCAGACCAATACCAGTAAGCCGCCCCATCGGCGAATAGCTCTGAAAGGGCAAGAGGTTGGTTCGGGTCATGGTCCCATGCCATGACGTTTTCTTTGGTATTGTCATAAATCATTCCATATTCACTGATGAAGGGTAGTCGCCAGTCTTTATAGCCGCCTGTTTCCAGGTTCTCGACATATTCTTTTGCCTGATGCCAGTTCAAACATTTTCCAAGATCGGCATAGCTGTCTTTTTGGGTCCACATTAAATTGGTTTTGGTTTCGGTCAACGTTCCATCGTTATTGTCGACGAGGTGAACCCTTGACTCTGGCGGTGGCGGTGGAACCCAGGGGGGTGCCACATAAGGCTCTGCCCAGACGAATACTGAGTTAAGCATGACGAAGATAATGATGGCAATTCTTATGAACATTATACGTATCCCTTCTTAATCAGTTTTCACTTTCCCTGAGGGTTTTCAAGGGTTTATCGCGTATCACATCAAGACTGCTCAGGATTCCGGTTGCTACAGTGATCAGGACAGCAAATGAAAATGCCCAGGCCATTGTAACAGGTTGTACATGCCAGTCAGATTTAATCATATATTTCATTACCGCCCAGGAGAGTCCTTGCGCCAGTGCTATACCTACAAGCGCTGAGATGACTCCCAGTGTGGCATATTCGATTCCCAGAATGGAGGAGACGACTTTGCGACGGGCTCCCAGTATTTTTAATATAGCGGATTCCCGAAGGCGACGGAACTTGGTCGAGGCGATCGAGCCGGAAAGGATGAACAGTCCGGCGGCAATGGCGAATCCTGACATGAAATCTACAAGTGTTGTCAGTCTGGTTACAGTTGATTCAACCGTATCGACAATATCACGGGTACTCAATGCTGTGATGTTCGGTAAAGCTTCGACTATGGCGTGTTGCAGCTCCAGCTCTTTGGAGTCTGGTACGTTGACTGTTGCCACATAAGTCAGCGGAGCACCCTCAAGGGCTCCCGGAGAATAGATCATGTAAAAATTTGTGCGCATATTACGCCAGTTTACTTTTCGAATGCTGGTCACGGTGGCCGTGACAGGGATGCCCTGGATATCAACAGTGAGTTCCGAGCCTATTTTAGCGTTCAATCTTCTTGCCGCGTCCTCTTCGAGAGACACTTCCGCGTTTTTTGCTCGGGTCTCATCCCACCATTCACCTTTGATAACCTCGTTGTCTTTTGGAGGAGGTCCTGCCATATAGGTCAATACGAACTCACGGTTGATGAACCATTCTTCCCGTTTCCTGTCTTTATATTGCCAATTGGCGGTCAATTTCCCATCTATACTTTGCAGGCGAGAGCGAACGAGAGGCGTAAGGGTTTGCTCTGCTTCC is a window encoding:
- a CDS encoding DUF1566 domain-containing protein; this translates as MFIRIAIIIFVMLNSVFVWAEPYVAPPWVPPPPPESRVHLVDNNDGTLTETKTNLMWTQKDSYADLGKCLNWHQAKEYVENLETGGYKDWRLPFISEYGMIYDNTKENVMAWDHDPNQPLALSELFADGAAYWYWSADYDDNELTDCCARTAYFVTGRSFWRNLSN
- a CDS encoding FtsX-like permease family protein: MQSSLSSSIDRMGQYLGALGVIALLMGGIGVAMIVRTFMAQKLDTLAILNCLGASSKTLFKVYLLQSMLMGLAGSLLGVGLGFALTFLLPPKMEGLINLKLEPVFYWIPALQSLLLGCTTTLLFCLWPLIRAVRTRPLRLFRRNLDEEEKQSTRWEGWLSTLTLGLGLAAMICWQAESIKRGLIFLSALLISAGVLALASLFFLKLLKALPQSGSIARRYGMSNLRRPNNQATSIITCLGMGIMLILTVRLVQMDMLAMLNKNTELSPPNYFFIDIQNDQKEIFTEVVDQIAPEAEQTLTPLVRSRLQSIDGKLTANWQYKDRKREEWFINREFVLTYMAGPPPKDNEVIKGEWWDETRAKNAEVSLEEDAARRLNAKIGSELTVDIQGIPVTATVTSIRKVNWRNMRTNFYMIYSPGALEGAPLTYVATVNVPDSKELELQHAIVEALPNITALSTRDIVDTVESTVTRLTTLVDFMSGFAIAAGLFILSGSIASTKFRRLRESAILKILGARRKVVSSILGIEYATLGVISALVGIALAQGLSWAVMKYMIKSDWHVQPVTMAWAFSFAVLITVATGILSSLDVIRDKPLKTLRESEN